The following are encoded together in the Lactuca sativa cultivar Salinas chromosome 1, Lsat_Salinas_v11, whole genome shotgun sequence genome:
- the LOC111916610 gene encoding ubiquitin C-terminal hydrolase 12, translating to MTMMTPQPLDQEDEEMLVPHTELVEGPLALDGTPPVEGPRPMEVMGQAEVVSTAENQAADETQASRHTWVIENFSRQTNKKLYSDIFVVGGFKWRVLIFPKGNNVENLSMYLDVADSSTLPYGWSRYAQFSLAVVNQIHNKFTMKKDTQHQFHGRESDWGFTSFMPLSDLYDPSKGYLVNDTCIIEADVAVRKVADYWSYDSKKETGYVGLKNQGATCYMNSLLQTLYHIPYFRKAVYHMPTTENDMPSGSIPLALQSLFYKLQYNETSVATKELTKSFGWDTYDSFLQHDVQELNRVLCEKLEDKMKGTVVEGTIQKLFEGHHMNYIECINVDFKSTRKESFYDLQLDVKGCRDVYASFDKYVEVERLEGDNKYQAEEHGLQDARKGVLFIDFPPVLQLQLKRFEYDFMRDTMVKINDRYEFPLELDLDREGGKYLSPDSDKSVRNLYTLHSVLVHSGGVHGGHYYAFIRPTLSDQWFKFDDERVTKEDLKRALEEQYGGEEELPQTNPGYNNAPFKFTKYSNAYMLVYIRESDKEKIICDVDEKDIAEHLRIRLKKEQEEKEDKRRYKAQAHLYTIIRVAREGDLLEQMGKDIYFDLVDHEKVHSFRIQKQMPFNLFKEEVAKEFGIPVQCQRFWIWAKRQNHTYRPNRPLTPQEETQSVGQLREASNKNNSAELKLFLEIEIGPDLKPLPPPEKTKDDILLFFKLYDPEKEQLRFVGRSFVKNFGKPIEIIPKLKELAGFSPDEEIELYEEIKFDPCVMCERLDKSASFKSSQIEDGDIICFQKLHQALAVEKYRHPDVPSFLEYVKNRQIVHFRSLDRPKEDDFSLELSKSHTYDDVVERVAQKLGLDDPSKIRLTPHNCYSQQPKPHPIKYRVADHLLDMLVHYNQISDILYYEVLDIPLPELQCLKTLKVVFHHAKKEEPVIHNIRLPKQSTVGDVLNELKTKVELSHPNAELRLLEVFYHKIYKIFPLTERIENINDQYWTLRAEEIPEEEKDLGPTDRLIHVYHFTKETAQNQMQVQNFGEPFFLIIHQDETLGDVKLRIQKKLQVPDDDFSKWKFAFLSLGRPEYLEDSDIVSSRFQRKDVYGAWEQYLGLEHPDTTPKRPFTANQNRHTYEKAVKIYN from the exons ATGACCATGATGACTCCACAACCGTTAGAT CAGGAAGATGAAGAGATGCTTGTGCCACATACAGAGCTAGTGGAAGGTCCTCTTGCTTTGGATGGCACTCCACCTGTTGAAGGCCCCCGGCCTATGGAAG TCATGGGTCAAGCAGAAGTTGTTAGCACTGCAGAGAATCAAGCAGCTGATGAAACTCAGGCATCTAGGCATACATGGGTAATTGAGAATTTCTCTCGTCAGACCAACAAAAAGCTTTATTCAGATATTTTCGTGGTTGGTGGATTTAAATG GCGTGTGCTTATATTCCCAAAGGGAAACAATGTGGAAAATTTGTCCATGTATCTAGATGTGGCTGATTCCTCAACCTTGCCATATGGTTGGAGTAGATATGCCCAATTCAGCTTGGCTGTGGTTAATCAGATTCACAATAAGTTCACAATGAAAAAAG ACACACAACATCAGTTTCATGGAAGGGAAAGCGATTGGGGTTTCACATCTTTTATGCCACTTAGTGATCTATATGACCCCAGTAAAGGCTACCTAGTGAACGACACATGTATTATTGAAGCTGATGTGGCAGTACGAAAAGTGGCTGATTATTGGAGTTATGACTCAAAGAAGGAGACTGGCTATGTTGGGCTTAAGAACCAAGGAGCAACTTGTTACATGAACTCTCTCCTTCAAACTTTGTACCATATTCCTTACTTTAGAAAAGCTGTGTATCATATGCCAACAACAGAAAATGACATGCCATCAGGGAGTATTCCTCTTGCTCTTCAAAGCTTATTTTATAAGCTTCAATATAACGAAACTAGTGTCGCGACAAAAGAATTGACAAAATCTTTTGGATGGGATACATATGATTCTTTCTTGCAACATGATGTGCAAGAACTTAATAGGGTGTTATGTGAAAAACTTGAAGATAAAATGAAG GGTACAGTTGTAGAAGGTACAATACAGAAGTTATTTGAAGGACACCATATGAATTACATTGAATGCATCAATGTGGACTTCAAGTCAACTAGAAAAGAATCGTTTTATG ATCTTCAACTTGATGTGAAAGGCTGTCGTGATGTTTATGCTTCTTTTGATAAATATGTTGAAGTGGAAAGACTTGAGGGTGACAATAAATACCAGGCTGAAGAACATGGTTTGCAG GATGCTAGGAAGGGAGTCTTATTTATTGATTTCCCGCCTGTTCTTCAACTTCAACTGAAGCGCTTTGAGTATGATTTCATGAGGGATACAATGGTAAAA ATAAATGATCGTTATGAATTTCCATTAGAGCTGGATCTTGATAGGGAGGGTGGCAAGTATCTATCTCCTGATTCAGATAAAAGTGTTCGCAACCTTTATACCCTTCACAG TGTATTGGTTCATAGTGGTGGGGTCCATGGTGGACACTACTATGCATTCATCAGGCCAACCCTATCAGATCAATGGTTCAAGTTTGACGATGAGAGGGTTACGAAAGAAGATTTGAAAAGGGCATTAGAAGAGCAATATGGTGGCGAGGAGGAG CTGCCCCAGACCAATCCTGGCTATAATAACGCTCCGTTTAAATTTACAAAATACTCAAATGCATACATGCTTGTGTATATACGTGAGAGTGACAAGGAGAAGATAATTTGTGATGTGGACGAGAAAGATATTGCAGAACACCTAAGG aTAAGGTTGAAGAAAGAGCAAGAAGAGAAGGAAGACAAGAGAAGATACAAAGCCCAGGCTCATCTTTACACTATTATAAGG GTTGCACGTGAAGGTGATCTATTAGAACAGATGGGGAAAGATATATATTTTGATCTTGTCGATCATGAAAAAGTGCACAGTTTCCGTATCCAAAAACAGATGCCGTTTAACCTTTTCAAG GAGGAGGTGGCAAAAGAATTTGGTATACCTGTTCAATGCCAGAGGTTTTGGATATGGGCAAAGAGGCAGAATCATACATACCGTCCCAATCGCCCTTTGACACCACAAGAGGAAACACAATCT GTTGGCCAATTAAGGGAGGCTTCTAATAAAAACAACAGTGCTGAACTGAAATTGTTCTTGGAGATAGAGATTGGGCCG GATTTGAAGCCTCTCCCACCACCTGAAAAAACAAAAGATGATATACTTCTTTTCTTCAAGCTTTATGACCCTGAGAAGGAACAACTTCG TTTTGTTGGTAGGTCTTTTGTGAAGAATTTTGGTAAGCCAATTGAAATTATACCAAAGTTGAAAGAATTGGCTGGATTTAGTCCTGATGAAGAAATTGAACTTTATGAG GAAATAAAATTCGACCCATGTGTCATGTGTGAGCGTCTCGACAAGAGTGCTTCGTTTAAATCTAGCCAG ATTGAGGATGGGGACATCATTTGCTTCCAGAAACTTCATCAGGCTCTTGCTGTAGAGAAATATCGACATCCTGATGTTCCTTCATTTTTGGAATATGTGAAAAATCGTCAG ATAGTTCATTTTCGATCTCTGGATAGACCTAAGGAGGATGATTTCTCTCTGGAATT GTCAAAGTCGCATACATATGATGATGTGGTGGAAAGAGTGGCTCAGAAACTTGGTCTGGATGATCCATCAAAAATCAGGCTTACTCCTCATAACTGTTATTCTCAGCAACCCAAGCCCCACCCCATTAAATATCGAGTTGCAGATCATCTGCTAGACATGCTGGTTCACTACAATcag ATTTCTGATATTCTGTACTATGAAGTGTTGGATATTCCTCTGCCAGAGTTGCAATGTCTGAAAACTCTCAAGGTTGTTTTTCATCATGCCAAGAAGGAAGAG CCTGTAATTCATAACATCAGGTTGCCTAAGCAGAGCACTGTTGGAGATGTTCTTAATGAGTTAAAGACAAAG GTGGAACTGTCACATCCAAATGCTGAACTGAGACTGCTTGAAGTATTCTATCATAAGATTTACAAG ATCTTTCCACTAACAGAGAGAATTGAGAATATAAATGATCAGTACTGGACATTACGTGCAGAGGAA ATTCCTGAAGAAGAGAAAGATCTGGGACCCACAGACCGGTTGATCCATGTTTACCATTTCACAAAAGAGACGGCACAGAACCAGATG CAAGTACAAAACTTTGGAGAGCCTTTCTTTCTGATAATTCACCAAGATGAAACTTTGGGTGATGTCAAACTTCGTATTCAGAAGAAATTGCAGGTTCCTGATGATGACTTTTCCAAG TGGAAGTTTGCGTTTTTATCACTCGGACGACCTGAGTATCTTGAAGATTCCGACATTGTGTCTAGCCGTTTCCAG AGAAAAGATGTTTATGGCGCATGGGAGCAGTACCTTGGATTGGAACACCCAGATACCACTCCGAAAAGGCCATTCACAGCTAACCAG AACCGTCACACATATGAGAAGGCGGTTAAAATATAcaactag